One Cervus canadensis isolate Bull #8, Minnesota chromosome 1, ASM1932006v1, whole genome shotgun sequence genomic window carries:
- the CRK gene encoding adapter molecule crk isoform X2 produces MAGNFDSEERSSWYWGRLSRQEAVALLQGQRHGVFLVRDSSTSPGDYVLSVSENSRVSHYIINSSGPRPPVPPSPAQPPPGVSPSRLRIGDQEFDSLPALLEFYKIHYLDTTTLIEPVSRSRQGSGVILRQEEAEYVRALFDFNGNDEEDLPFKKGDILRIRDKPEEQWWNAEDSEGKRGMIPVPYVEKYRPASASVSALIGGR; encoded by the exons ATGGCGGGCAACTTCGACTCGGAGGAGCGGAGTAGCTGGTACTGGGGGCGGCTGAGTCGGCAGGAGGCGGTGGCGCTGTTGCAGGGCCAGCGGCACGGGGTGTTCCTGGTGCGGGACTCGAGCACTAGCCCCGGGGACTATGTGCTCAGCGTCTCCGAGAACTCGCGCGTCTCCCACTACATCATCAACAGCAGCGGCCCGCGCCCGCCGGTGCCACCGTCGCCCGCCCAGCCTCCGCCCG GGGTGAGTCCCTCCAGACTCCGAATAGGAGATCAAGAATTTGATTCATTGCCTGCTTTACTGGAATTCTACAAAATACACTATTTGGACACTACAACGTTGATAGAACCAGTTTCCAGATCCAGGCAGGGTAGTGGAGTGATTCTCAGGCAGGAAGAGGCAGAGTATGTACGAGCCCTCTTTGACTTTAATGGGAATGATGAAGAAGATCTTCCCTTTAAGAAAGGAGACATCCTGAGAATCCGGGATAAGCCTGAAGAGCAGTGGTGGAATGCGGAGGACAGCGAAGGCAAGAGAGGGATGATTCCAGTCCCTTACGTGGAGAAGTATAGACCTGCCTCCGCCTCAGTATCGGCTCTGATTGGAG